The genomic window GGGACTATCCATGTACTTagcaatatatataaatacacacatattgcCTTGCTTTATTTTCTGCACTGCTTCATCAGACACTACCTAGTATAGTACAGTTGACCCATCATGCTGCTCTCCTCCTACGTACCCTGTGTTTCTCCAAAAAGTCATCAGCTCAATCATCGGCTAATACCTGCTAGGCGGATGTGACATTAATCTAGTCCACTTAGGAAGACCATCATTTAAAAAGTGACTCAACTGGAGTCCAAATCATCTTTCTTCCTTGTAAGTCTgagaaattaaacattaaaaaaaaaaaatcacaaagtcgggtgcactggctcatgcctgtaatcccagcactttgggaggccagggtgggcggatgacctgagttcaggagttcgaggccagcctggccaaaatggtgaaatctcatctctactaaaaatacaaaattagccagctgtggtgatgcacaccagtaatcccagctactcaggaaactgaggcgggagaattgcttaaacctaggaggtggaggttgcagtgagctgagatcacaccattgcactccagcctgggtgagaagagcaaaacgccgtctcaaaaataaataaataaaaataaaaaatgaatcacAATATTTACCCTGTGGCTGTGATggtatctttatattttcttttttctaaattgtttatgagctttgaaatttaatttaaatatatcatgGCCAGTTCAGGGTGCAGCATTTGAGatttctatcagacattcaaattATTCCATTATATTCTGTAATGCTGACTGCAGGGTGTTCTCCTGGTTGCAGCTCGGATGAGCCATTTGAAATTCATGGCATGATGACACAGCCAAACACTTCATAAGAAACTGTTGATATAATCACTGATACTTCCCACTGGAATAGTCTAGCATTATTAAGGTAGTGACGAGAAGTCACTGGATGTAGCTTTCTACCCCATACAGAATCTAGAGCTGTGGTTATCTTAGAAGTTAAATTTTTAACTCATTTACCCGTTTGGTAGTATTCAAGAGATTCTAAATGagactctaaaataaaacatattttggcTTTATTCGTCTGTTGAAAACCTTATGAAATTGGGTCAACGATCCTGAGGCAGGAAGTGGGCCATGGGCTTGTCACATGCTTACTTGAAAGTGACTGTatcaggtgtgtgtgtgaaggtgtgTGAGTAATGTGATCTGTGTTTCCACCTTGTGAACTCCTTCTTGATAGAACTTAGGCCCTTCTGGACACTGCCAAACCTCGCCCAGAGTCAGGTGTGTAAACCAGCTGGAGTGGCGGCGGCAGCGGCAGGACTGCTGTGGAGTCGAGAGTAGCAATCCGGAGGGAGCGTGGGGGTGATACTGGCTGCGGGGACCCGGTGACAGCGTGAGAAGTACTAGGTTTCTACAAGTTTGCATCATGCATGAGTATAAGTTAGTCATTCTTGGCTCAGGAGGCATTGGAAAGTCTGCTTTGACTGTACAATTTGTTCAAggaatttttgttgaaaaatatgATCCTATGATAGAAGATTCTTATAGAAAGCAAGTTGAAGTAGATGCACAACAGTATAGGCTTGAAATCTTGGATACTGCAGGAATGGAACAGTTTATAGCAAGGAGGGATCTGTACATGAGAAATGGACAAGGCTTTGTATTAGTTTATTCCATCACAGCACAGCCCACATTTAATGATTTGCAAGACTTGAGAGAACAGATTCTTCGAGTTAAAGACACTGATGATGTTCCAATGATTCTTGTTGGTAATAAGGATGACTTGGAAGATGAAAGAGTTGTAGGGAAGGAACAAGGTCAAAGTCTAGCAAGACAATAGAACAACTGTGCATTCTTAGATTCTtctacaaaatcaaaaataaatgttaatgagaTCTTTTATGACCTAGTGCGGCAAATTAACAGAAAAActccagtgcctgggaaggctcGTGAAAAGTCCTCATGTCAGCTGCTTTAAGGTACTAAATGCATTGCAGCTCTGAGTGAGGTCTGAAGAACTGTTGCCCAATTCAGCAGTGCCAGCATTCCAGCTTTGTTAAACCTACCAACATCTTAAATGGGCTTTCCTGTGGTGGGACCCCTCAAGAGGTGGATGAAAGCTACTATATCAGTTTGCACATTCTAATCACTTTCCAGTATCACAAGAGAGATTTTTCCTTATATAATAGTCCTAGAGTATGCAGCTGGTAAAAGCAGAGGCTACATCCGGTATTACTGCTAAGAGACATTCTTCATCCACCAATGTTGTACATGTATGAAAATGGTGTACTGAATACCCTACCCCTGCCTCATGCTTTGTATTGGAGAGTACAATAATGTAAATCCTAAAAGCACCACTATTGTAGCATAATAAAAGAAAGTCCAAAGAGCTCCTATGTGGACTACTCCAGATAACTTTGCTTCTTTGATACTTGTAGTTTATTGTAgtttttgttaaaagaaatttaagGTCATTATTATTGTACAAAATAAGTGCTTTGATTAATACAGctgtatagtttttaaaattttttaaaaaacctatggaaacagtgatcttgtctttaaaatatgatAGTCCTTTCAGTATAATGTCTTAAAGACACTGCCTTCAATATCTGTTGGGAAGGAAATGTCCAGACTTTTCAAATTTCttattatgtttccttttttgtttatataagGAATAATGTTTATAGTTATATGTACAGTGGGTGTCTACGACAAGAAGTGTatattttcaaacaattttttaatgatttaacaATTTTTACAAATCATTTTCAGGCTTCTGCAGCTGTAGATTATCACTGTGAATTGCTTCCTTGCTCATGCATAAGTGTATTTGTAATACCAAATATACAGGTTTAGTATTTTTGCCTGTTAGTGATTGTTTTACACGTGTAACATTTTGGTTGAGATGTTAAATGGTGGACGAGTACTGTGGACATGAATGTGGGAAGTAATTGTAATCATATGTAATTGGTCACAAGGCCTAATTTGCAGTAACTATTGCTGTTTTATTTAACAATGCCTTGTTGCTTTGTATGCATTAACGTTTGGATGTAAAGATTGTGTCTATCCAACAGTGAGCCACAATATTTAAACTGAGCAACCTAATGTTACAACTACTTTGAGGTGGCCAAATGTAAACTAAAAGCCTTAATTAAAGTGGTtccattttgttaaaaaaaaaaaaaaaagaacttaggcCCTTCTAAGACTGCAAGGAATGGGGAAAGTAAGGGCTACCTTTCTAGAAAGACGCCAATAATCTCCTCCCTTAGGTTTGTCAAACACAAATTTACATTACCCTAAACCAATAATCATAgctcagaaattaaaataactcaGGGGGTAATGAAGTGCTGAGACTAAGAAGCATTCCAGAGTTACTACATTCTAATCTAAAGTATTCTAAAACAAGGCACTAGGCCTCCCCAACGCTGTGCGTTAAATCTCTGTTGTTACGGGGACCAGTTGCCTCATCCTTCTTAGGTGGAGCCCAGGGTGGTGGGTGAAGCTAAGGACAGAAGTTCTGTCATAATTAAGGAGTATCTGGGGTCAGCCCTGTGGTCAACACTCAATACATTTTTGTAGGATGAACAAATGCAATGGCTAAAGGGCAGGGCAGTCTAAGCATAGCATGCAATTGAGGCTGAGGGAAGGTGGGAATGGGATGCCTGGGGAGCATGAACCTGGAGTGAGGGAGCCGCCCTGGAACTGGGAGTGTGGGAAGCTGGAGGAGGGAAAAATTCTGAGGGTTTCACCTTAGATTTCACAGTAGAGTTGGCCCATGGGAGGCAGGCACGACGTGAGAAGTTAGCTCATCAAGTTTGTGCTCTTTCCAAAACAGCTAATACATTCTCTTAGGAGGACATTGTAAACCGACAGAGAACATGTTTAAGCACAGTAGTTGATGATTCTGGGTTTTCCTTTCTTGACAGAAGCAAAAAGGAGAGAGGACTTGTAAGAAAAGGGGAACAACAGGTACAAGGCTTCATCTTCCATTTTTGCTGAAGTCAATGTCAAGCTTTCTCCCAGCTAGATTTTAATGTGGATTTTACTGTCTAGGAGTTCAATACAATAAAGCTGATCGGGCTCAGAGTTGCTTTCCTTGATAACACCTATCAGTTCATATGTGGGAAATTAAAATCTAACAAGGAGGTGATAGTGGGACACAGGATTCAGATCTGAGCAGGTTAGGCTCACATGCGATCttccagaaaatgggattttcagTGTTTATATCTCCCAGAATAGCATAATTGTTACATGATATTTGATGACAGCTCAGGGAAACGCAGCCACCAACTACAGACTAAATTACTAACTAGTTCCTTCTGGTTGCTACCTCTGCTAGGTGAAAGGTTACTTTTATGTCTATCCAATTTCATCTCTTGAgattacaaaaacaataaaattagccTGACCGGCCCTACAAcccaaaattgatttaaaatctatttattaaTCCTGCACATTTTTTGTTGGCTTCagcagaaataattaaaaatatatattaccttGTGGGTTACATCTTGGTGAAACATCAAAGTTGATAACACAGTAAAATCTTACTGCCAAACAAAGACTTGAAAAATATACATGTCCTAtataccaaaataattttttagtgcaTATGGGCATCATATGGACCATATAACCCAAGCATATTTTCATCACTTTGGAATTTTCAACTCTCACATTTTAGGCATAAATATATTACCTTGGCACAGTGACATAACTGAAGGTAAGTGTGTTCAGTTGTTGACATTTAAAGACCCAAGAAATTTCAGTAACTTACCCTGCCTTGGATATAAAGGATGTACAATTTATGTTACATAAAAACACTTCGTTTCTATAGGTAGAGATCAATTGTATCTCAAACATCCAAGTCTTATTTCTAAATCAATAtcttctgaaaacattttaaattaaatacattccACATACACTCGACACTTCGAATTTTATACCCTTGGTTGGTCAGCAGAATGGTTAGACTCTTAAAGAAAAAGGTATCTGGTTATTTAGATATTCCATTACTGCATCTATTTTTTCCATCTGTTCATAAAGTTCCAGGCTTGACTTGTAACTGAGAACCATAAGTGAGAGaccataaataatgttttaaagcaCATTTGTTTTAGACTAGAAATAATGATCATTCAATTCAGGTGATCATGGAAATTGGGGATGAAAGCACAACCATCTGAATTCTGAGTCATCTGTTATGTTGGAAAGAAGCAACTGCAGCCACTGGCTAACAGCCTTTCTACCTGATCTCTCAGCTCCTGCCCAGGCTCCAGAGATCACCAAAGCTTATTTAACACTTCTCTCTCATTAAGCGTGAAAGAAAAGATGTCCTCAAAGCGAGTGAAGAGTCCCAAATGAACACAGTTACATTCACTGAGTTCCAGGAAACTGTCTTCCAGAATCATTTGTTTTAACATAAGAATTTAGGTTTTAACATACCAGGGCTCTCCATTAAAACACTTCAGAATTCCAGGGTTTGAAACTGGAAGATGTGGAAACAAACAAGAACCTCAAGGTCAGGACTATTAAACGCTTACAAAAGACCTGCTGGAGAAAATTGATTCTTTGCTAGTACTTGTTCCACTATTCATTCCTTTTCAACTACATGTGAACAGTGTGGCACATTTATTCTTACGTTCTCAATCACGACAAAAGATGCATTTTCAAAGTTTCCAAAATGTCATGGTTTAGAAAACAGTTTTGGGAAATCATTTTAGTACTTTTCTCCACCGACTATTAAGAATCTTTGCTGAGAAAACAGAATCCCAGCATGCCCAAAGGGGTTACTAATAGCCAGGGAAAGATCTCGCACTTCCTCATCTATTAAAATCTCTCTAGGGATTAGACATAGGAGATGGTATCAATATTAATCTACCGTATTTTTAGAGCGGGAAGAAAGATCGTGATCTTGAAGAATCAATTGTTGATTTCAATGCCTTCCTCTGCCACTACAATCCTGTTCATAACATCTGAAAGAGTCACTGAATCTACTGTTCTATCACCATTGAATACACCAAGGAGAACCAGGTGGATATGTGTGGAAACATTTAACATGAGTTAACTAATACTCATAATGAGAAAGCTTCAAGAATTCTCTAGGTGCTTAAAGAAGTATGGTATGATGGAAAGACACTAGACAGAGAAAGGAACACTTTGTCCTACTCCCAGCTCTGTTGCTCACCAGCTGTATGATCTTGAACAAATCACTTTGTTCCTCTGactcttagttttctcatctgtaagat from Macaca thibetana thibetana isolate TM-01 chromosome 15, ASM2454274v1, whole genome shotgun sequence includes these protein-coding regions:
- the LOC126937705 gene encoding ras-related protein Rap-1b-like codes for the protein MHEYKLVILGSGGIGKSALTVQFVQGIFVEKYDPMIEDSYRKQVEVDAQQYRLEILDTAGMEQFIARRDLYMRNGQGFVLVYSITAQPTFNDLQDLREQILRVKDTDDVPMILVGNKDDLEDERVVGKEQGQSLARQ